In Leptospira perdikensis, one genomic interval encodes:
- a CDS encoding dihydrofolate reductase family protein — MRKLIAAINMTIDGFCDHTSGIPDEEIHQHYADLLRTADTAFYGRTTYQLMEYWRTVLNHPTGDKTKDDFAKAIDQIQKIVFSRTLKNVDWKSAKLANQNLEKEVSDKKLQPGKDILACSPSLIVSLTKLNLIDEYQLCVHPIIAGSGLTLFKDINEHIRLKLTQTKPFRCGAVLLYYQPT, encoded by the coding sequence ATGAGAAAGTTAATTGCTGCGATCAATATGACCATTGACGGATTTTGTGACCATACTTCCGGAATCCCAGACGAAGAAATTCACCAACATTACGCCGATCTTTTAAGAACTGCTGATACCGCATTCTATGGCAGAACCACTTACCAACTCATGGAATATTGGCGCACAGTCCTAAACCATCCTACGGGAGATAAAACAAAAGATGATTTTGCAAAGGCGATTGATCAGATCCAAAAAATTGTTTTTTCGCGAACTTTAAAAAATGTAGATTGGAAATCCGCTAAATTAGCCAATCAAAATCTCGAAAAAGAAGTATCCGACAAAAAACTGCAACCAGGAAAAGATATACTAGCCTGCAGTCCAAGTTTGATCGTTTCGTTAACAAAACTTAATTTAATAGACGAATACCAACTCTGCGTTCATCCCATCATTGCGGGTAGCGGTTTGACTTTATTCAAAGATATAAATGAACACATTAGACTAAAACTCACTCAAACCAAACCCTTTCGCTGTGGTGCAGTCCTTCTATATTATCAACCCACATAG
- the tsf gene encoding translation elongation factor Ts, which translates to MAVSSEQIKDLRERTGAGMMDCKKALEEKGGDIEKAVTYLREKGLAKAAKRAGRETGEGKVIAYIHGTGKTGVLVELNCETDFVANNEAFEALGKEIALQITAMNPLYVNEESIPQSEIDNEMGVQKALLEKEGKKADQIEKILPGKMKKYFEEICLIHQKSIRDNSKTINDLLQEAIAKFGENITVGRFSRFQVGGN; encoded by the coding sequence ATGGCAGTTAGCTCCGAACAAATTAAAGATCTTCGCGAACGTACAGGCGCGGGGATGATGGACTGCAAAAAAGCCCTCGAAGAAAAGGGTGGTGATATTGAAAAAGCAGTTACTTATTTAAGAGAAAAAGGTTTAGCGAAAGCAGCGAAACGTGCTGGTCGTGAAACTGGTGAAGGAAAAGTCATCGCTTACATTCACGGAACAGGAAAAACAGGAGTTCTTGTAGAACTGAACTGTGAAACTGACTTCGTTGCAAACAATGAAGCGTTTGAAGCTCTTGGAAAAGAGATCGCTCTTCAAATCACTGCGATGAACCCACTTTACGTAAACGAAGAATCAATTCCTCAGTCAGAAATTGACAATGAGATGGGTGTACAAAAAGCTCTTCTTGAAAAAGAAGGCAAAAAAGCAGACCAAATCGAAAAGATCCTTCCTGGTAAAATGAAAAAATACTTTGAAGAGATTTGTCTGATCCATCAAAAATCGATTCGTGACAACTCCAAAACCATCAATGACCTTCTCCAAGAAGCCATTGCGAAATTTGGAGAGAACATTACTGTTGGTAGGTTCTCGAGGTTCCAAGTAGGTGGGAACTAG
- the frr gene encoding ribosome recycling factor — MVDEIIKSMQSKMDKTVDALKKDFGTIRTGKANPMMVEDVRVDYYGTLTPLNQLGKIACPEPRVILITPFEKGMLKDIEKAIFAASLGLTPNNDGSSIRINIPELTGERRKELAKVVKQKAEEKKVAIRNIRRDANDELKKHQAEMSQDELKGHQDKIQKITDSYIAKLGDLEKEKEKEITTL; from the coding sequence ATGGTAGATGAAATTATAAAATCCATGCAGTCCAAAATGGACAAAACCGTAGATGCTTTGAAAAAAGATTTCGGTACGATTCGTACGGGGAAAGCAAACCCAATGATGGTGGAAGATGTTCGAGTTGACTATTACGGAACACTCACTCCTTTAAACCAACTTGGTAAAATTGCTTGCCCAGAACCTCGGGTCATCCTCATCACTCCTTTTGAAAAAGGAATGTTGAAAGACATTGAAAAAGCAATTTTTGCAGCAAGTCTTGGACTCACTCCAAACAACGATGGGTCTAGCATCCGAATCAATATCCCTGAACTAACAGGGGAAAGACGGAAAGAACTTGCAAAAGTGGTCAAACAAAAGGCCGAAGAAAAAAAAGTTGCCATTCGTAATATCCGTCGTGATGCCAATGATGAATTAAAAAAACACCAGGCAGAAATGTCCCAAGATGAATTAAAAGGCCACCAAGACAAAATCCAAAAAATTACGGATTCTTATATTGCCAAATTGGGAGACTTAGAAAAGGAAAAAGAAAAAGAGATCACTACTCTTTAA
- a CDS encoding phosphatidate cytidylyltransferase has translation MSETTLRILSAIVLTFVYVFMIFHSSFYYLEFYAFGCITIYLGLKELYAFCRREDSKPFFGTGLFFSILIFTVYYIQFLGLQFEVTPPAFVLELSKILREGFHPIPFLLIALSLTVWILQILKRPLDGALFSASATILGPIYLAIPIGHFLLLLAFPFGAYYIFLVSVITFMSDAGAYFGGRWFGKHPAGLKISPKKTWEGYVTGNITAVVGVQILNFTWEHFSGVKLPIGVIESVIVAFVVSVISVMGDLAESAMKRDAKIKDSGSLIPGHGGVLDLADALLFTVPVIYYYFLFKGILGYAV, from the coding sequence ATGAGTGAGACAACACTCCGTATCCTTTCTGCAATTGTATTAACATTTGTATATGTGTTCATGATCTTCCATAGTTCTTTTTACTATTTGGAGTTCTATGCCTTTGGTTGTATTACCATCTACTTGGGTTTAAAAGAACTGTATGCATTCTGCAGACGAGAAGACTCCAAACCTTTTTTTGGAACGGGATTATTCTTTTCGATTTTAATTTTTACAGTCTATTACATTCAGTTTTTAGGCCTTCAGTTCGAAGTGACTCCTCCCGCTTTTGTTTTGGAATTGTCTAAGATTCTTCGCGAAGGATTCCATCCGATTCCTTTTTTACTCATCGCACTTTCCTTAACTGTTTGGATTTTGCAAATTCTAAAACGTCCGTTAGATGGTGCTTTATTTTCTGCGAGTGCCACCATCCTTGGTCCTATTTATTTAGCGATTCCCATCGGACATTTTTTACTCCTACTCGCATTCCCTTTTGGTGCTTATTATATCTTTTTAGTTTCCGTAATTACTTTTATGAGTGATGCAGGAGCCTATTTTGGTGGTCGTTGGTTTGGAAAACATCCTGCCGGTTTGAAAATCTCTCCTAAAAAAACTTGGGAAGGATATGTGACGGGAAACATCACAGCTGTTGTCGGTGTCCAAATTCTAAATTTCACTTGGGAACATTTTAGCGGTGTGAAATTGCCAATTGGAGTGATTGAATCCGTGATTGTTGCCTTTGTGGTTTCTGTCATTTCTGTGATGGGAGATTTGGCTGAGTCTGCGATGAAACGAGATGCGAAAATCAAAGATTCCGGAAGTTTGATCCCGGGCCATGGTGGGGTTCTTGATTTGGCAGATGCACTCCTTTTTACCGTTCCTGTGATTTACTATTACTTCCTATTTAAGGGAATTCTCGGTTACGCGGTCTGA
- a CDS encoding isoprenyl transferase: protein MKLNSIPAHIAVIMDGNGRWAESQGKKRTEGHREGANAIDRLLDVALEYKIPNISLYAFSTENWKRPITEIQAIFGLLVEFIETRLDTIHQKGIRIHHSGARNKLSKTVLSKIDHAMAVTKKNKKLTANFCLNYGGHEEILSNFSRVMAARKSKKETLDKPISTKEFEKYLYTSPLPPVDLLIRTAGEQRISNFLLWQSAYAEMYFTNTLWPDFGRTSLEEALLFFDSRKRKFGGLL, encoded by the coding sequence ATGAAGTTGAACTCAATCCCCGCACACATTGCTGTCATCATGGACGGAAATGGAAGGTGGGCCGAAAGCCAGGGGAAAAAAAGAACCGAAGGCCATAGAGAAGGGGCGAACGCAATTGATCGCCTTTTGGATGTGGCCTTGGAATACAAAATCCCCAACATCTCTCTTTATGCTTTTTCCACAGAAAATTGGAAACGCCCTATTACAGAAATCCAAGCCATCTTTGGTTTGTTAGTTGAGTTTATCGAAACAAGACTCGATACCATCCATCAAAAAGGCATTCGTATCCATCATAGTGGAGCACGGAATAAACTTTCTAAAACGGTTCTCTCAAAAATTGACCATGCCATGGCGGTCACAAAAAAGAACAAAAAACTGACTGCCAACTTTTGTTTGAACTATGGCGGTCATGAAGAGATCCTCAGTAATTTTTCCCGTGTGATGGCTGCACGGAAGTCCAAAAAAGAAACTTTGGACAAACCCATTAGTACCAAAGAATTTGAAAAATATTTGTATACATCCCCTTTGCCGCCGGTAGATTTATTGATCAGAACTGCGGGAGAACAAAGGATTTCCAATTTTCTTTTGTGGCAGAGTGCCTATGCTGAAATGTATTTTACAAATACTCTTTGGCCGGACTTTGGAAGAACTTCTTTGGAAGAAGCCCTTCTTTTTTTTGATTCCCGAAAACGTAAATTTGGTGGTTTGTTATGA
- a CDS encoding class I SAM-dependent methyltransferase — MNTKKHYENHLGHFYTWMLGDWKTKQTEFLEFLKSKSLAAKGKEVAIDLGAGNGIQSIALSKLNYEVIAVDFNQQLLSELEKNAKEQKQPIQIVDADILSVSQFQSKRPSLLICCGDTLTHLSSKEEIKEFLKSCYECLKPEGKLLLSFRDYSIPLEGNSRFIPVMSDNSKIHTCILEYEENRIRVTDQLYEKKKDVWEMSIGSYFKTRLRKEECLHYLEELGFQIEWTEMFQRMITILAKK; from the coding sequence ATGAATACAAAAAAACACTACGAAAACCATCTGGGTCATTTTTATACCTGGATGCTCGGCGATTGGAAAACAAAACAAACCGAATTCCTAGAATTTCTCAAATCAAAATCACTGGCTGCTAAGGGCAAGGAAGTGGCGATTGATTTAGGTGCAGGTAATGGAATCCAATCAATCGCCTTATCTAAATTAAATTACGAAGTGATAGCAGTTGATTTTAATCAACAACTGCTATCTGAATTAGAAAAAAATGCAAAAGAGCAAAAACAACCCATTCAAATTGTAGATGCGGATATTCTGTCCGTATCACAATTCCAATCGAAACGACCTTCATTGCTTATCTGCTGCGGAGACACCCTTACCCATCTATCTTCTAAAGAAGAAATCAAAGAATTTTTAAAATCTTGTTATGAATGTTTAAAACCAGAAGGGAAACTACTTCTTTCCTTTCGTGACTATTCGATACCTCTCGAAGGAAATTCTCGTTTCATCCCAGTAATGTCAGATAATTCCAAAATTCATACCTGCATATTAGAATATGAGGAAAATCGAATTCGAGTCACAGACCAACTCTATGAAAAAAAGAAGGATGTGTGGGAAATGTCAATAGGTTCTTATTTCAAAACTCGCCTAAGAAAAGAAGAATGCCTTCATTATTTAGAAGAATTAGGATTTCAGATTGAATGGACAGAGATGTTCCAAAGAATGATCACCATTCTTGCCAAAAAATAA
- a CDS encoding PAS domain-containing protein — protein MKAEDTMSLEDAKKRIAELEKILQEKEENTYKTFFEQDEEAIVVFDIESRLFTDCNTKLTETLGFTKEEFTKLSVMDISPKHQPNGQLSESLAKHYISEGFKYGNIRFDWVHLNDKAEEVFCEVRLYNYTTANGGAFARAVIQKKDQVVQLQKKLEQKEKLLSKVTQTLPGIIYIQSMATDEFLYLNNTLETQLGYDFDSILTYDFLIKNILHPDDVPRIDEHAKRMLLEKNTDIYEIDFRVFHKNGNIHWLRVWETNFSFNAEGVPTEVLGIAQDITSIKNIEFNLKKQNELGEEIRRTSKSGVWEWTVATDTMFWTPDLYFLLGTDPKDLTPTKQKLIDFFTPESREILIFALKDAEFQKESFDLELEMMAKSRFWVRVQGKTLEDPNHQIKIIGSIENIDDSRKKRIALLENELRFHKVADQTGLIIYDYDVDSGKIVWDGAIKSVLGYEKDEFNLFDIDGWENLLHEEDRLHTVQALKESIATRTPYRAYYRIKKKDGSYTPIEERGAFLSKDFSGPGRLVGVLENVSARVEFLKTIETKEKRFRNFYNFASEAIVITEEDKIVDANFAFQKLFGYDSFHEITISSLIGDPLWMGLSFKDKSFSTEGHTKYGVSIPLQINKKALGDGRYLLSFIDLTSINEAESIKRALDDIQERNDRIVSQKLELERALEELRLTQSQLILNEKMASLGQLIAGIAHEVNNPLGAIKASSELILNKIKGQIPRQNEIIHFLNQKPTEVREIYFAWLLKSFNTKNHFHGSVSRKQKRILAAHLNELGCKYSEEIAEEVIDLGIQDSFPMIEHLSKEDDFIELFNYGIDYIQSAQYLNSTLESIQRVSKILYALKNFAHFDKLGVKVKADLISNIETVLTLYNNQIKTGITVVRHYPENLSPILCYPDDLIQVWTNLIFNAIQAMSYKGKLTISVKEKHSNSNRTPFLEVTIEDNGSGIPESIKDRIFEPFFTTKELGEGSGLGLDIVRRVILKHNGHIEVESVPGKTCFTVLLPIERENKDQTKV, from the coding sequence ATGAAAGCCGAAGACACAATGAGCCTAGAGGACGCCAAAAAGAGAATCGCTGAATTGGAAAAAATCCTCCAGGAGAAGGAAGAAAATACCTATAAAACTTTTTTTGAGCAAGATGAAGAAGCCATTGTTGTTTTTGATATCGAAAGTCGATTGTTTACCGACTGTAATACAAAACTGACAGAAACACTTGGGTTTACTAAGGAAGAATTTACCAAACTATCCGTAATGGATATCAGCCCAAAACACCAACCTAATGGACAATTATCAGAATCTCTCGCCAAACATTATATTAGTGAAGGATTCAAATATGGGAACATACGATTTGATTGGGTTCACCTAAACGACAAGGCAGAGGAAGTTTTTTGCGAAGTCCGTTTATACAATTATACAACCGCCAATGGTGGAGCATTCGCAAGAGCAGTGATCCAAAAAAAAGACCAAGTGGTGCAACTTCAAAAAAAACTAGAACAAAAAGAAAAACTTTTATCTAAGGTTACACAAACACTTCCTGGAATCATTTATATCCAATCAATGGCTACCGATGAATTTCTGTATTTAAACAATACTTTAGAAACACAGTTAGGTTATGATTTTGATTCCATTTTAACATATGATTTTCTAATTAAAAATATTTTACATCCAGACGATGTCCCTCGTATCGACGAACATGCTAAACGGATGTTGTTAGAAAAAAATACGGATATTTACGAAATAGATTTTAGAGTATTTCATAAAAACGGAAACATTCATTGGCTTCGTGTTTGGGAAACTAACTTTTCTTTTAATGCAGAAGGAGTCCCAACAGAAGTATTAGGTATTGCTCAAGATATCACTAGCATCAAAAACATTGAATTTAACTTAAAAAAACAAAACGAACTCGGGGAAGAAATTCGTAGGACTTCTAAATCAGGGGTTTGGGAATGGACAGTGGCCACCGATACCATGTTTTGGACTCCAGATCTTTATTTTTTATTAGGTACCGATCCAAAAGACCTTACACCCACCAAGCAGAAGTTAATCGATTTTTTCACACCAGAATCTCGGGAAATTTTAATTTTTGCACTTAAAGACGCGGAGTTTCAAAAAGAATCGTTCGATTTAGAGTTAGAGATGATGGCTAAATCCAGATTTTGGGTTCGTGTCCAAGGAAAAACACTAGAAGATCCAAATCATCAAATCAAAATCATTGGAAGTATTGAAAACATAGATGACTCAAGGAAAAAAAGAATTGCACTTTTGGAAAATGAACTTCGATTCCACAAAGTGGCTGATCAGACAGGCCTTATCATTTATGATTATGATGTAGATTCTGGAAAAATTGTTTGGGACGGTGCCATCAAATCTGTATTAGGTTACGAAAAAGATGAATTTAATTTATTCGATATAGATGGTTGGGAAAACCTCCTTCACGAAGAAGACCGTTTACATACTGTCCAAGCACTCAAAGAATCCATTGCAACAAGAACTCCTTACAGAGCCTATTACCGAATCAAAAAAAAAGATGGTTCTTACACACCGATTGAAGAAAGAGGAGCCTTTTTATCCAAAGATTTTTCAGGGCCAGGGCGGCTTGTCGGTGTATTAGAAAATGTTTCTGCAAGAGTAGAGTTTCTCAAAACTATCGAAACCAAAGAAAAACGATTTCGAAATTTTTACAATTTTGCAAGTGAAGCCATTGTCATCACCGAAGAAGATAAAATCGTCGATGCTAATTTTGCCTTCCAGAAATTATTTGGATATGATTCCTTCCATGAAATCACAATTTCTAGTTTGATTGGCGACCCTTTATGGATGGGATTATCTTTTAAGGATAAAAGTTTTTCCACGGAAGGCCACACCAAATACGGAGTTTCAATCCCTTTACAAATTAACAAAAAAGCTTTAGGTGATGGAAGATACCTTCTTTCGTTTATAGATCTAACTTCAATTAATGAAGCGGAATCAATCAAACGAGCACTAGATGATATTCAAGAAAGAAATGATCGCATTGTTTCGCAAAAACTAGAACTCGAAAGAGCTTTAGAAGAATTAAGACTCACCCAATCTCAACTGATCCTAAACGAAAAAATGGCTTCGTTGGGCCAATTGATCGCTGGTATTGCTCACGAAGTTAACAATCCATTAGGTGCAATCAAAGCCTCGAGTGAATTGATTTTGAATAAAATAAAAGGTCAAATTCCTCGACAAAATGAAATCATTCATTTTTTAAATCAGAAACCAACAGAAGTAAGAGAAATTTATTTTGCTTGGCTCTTAAAATCTTTTAATACCAAAAACCATTTCCACGGCTCCGTTTCCAGAAAACAAAAAAGAATTTTAGCGGCTCATCTAAATGAACTAGGTTGCAAATATTCGGAAGAAATAGCTGAAGAAGTCATTGATCTCGGAATTCAAGATTCTTTTCCAATGATTGAACACCTCTCCAAGGAAGATGATTTTATAGAATTATTCAATTATGGAATTGATTATATCCAATCAGCTCAATATCTAAACTCAACACTCGAATCCATCCAACGTGTTTCAAAAATCTTATATGCGTTAAAAAACTTTGCTCACTTCGACAAACTCGGAGTAAAAGTAAAAGCTGACTTAATTTCCAATATAGAAACAGTTTTGACTCTCTACAACAACCAAATCAAAACGGGTATCACTGTAGTGAGGCATTACCCGGAAAATCTTTCACCAATTCTTTGTTATCCGGATGACCTTATACAGGTTTGGACAAATTTAATTTTTAATGCCATCCAAGCAATGAGTTACAAAGGGAAACTCACGATTTCTGTAAAAGAAAAACATTCGAACT
- the dxr gene encoding 1-deoxy-D-xylulose-5-phosphate reductoisomerase, with protein sequence MVGVSVLGISGSVGSSTVKVLRQFKDSFSLRSFSVHSNLDLAKSLMGEFSPEVISITDSKLEGALGSKYKSTTILYGEDSLSDLVRLSSVSVVVTAVVGARGVRPTIAAIEAGKKIAIANKETLVTFGPLINRLVAKYNTLMVPVDSEHNALFQLIEREKRSNIRAITLTASGGSFRTLPIEELEHVSVKQALNHPTWSMGPKITVDSAGLINKGLEVIEAHFLFGFSYDEIEVVIHPQSLTHGIIETLDGACLQYTSHPDMIYPIAHSLFYPTPTPKMLIERKPSTWKTLEFFPPDLGRYPGLKLAFQAGRVGGTAPSVFNAANEEAVALFLEEKISFIAIPKLIESALNKIANAFPDDLEGYLEKDQETREFIQKEFRRGGVTI encoded by the coding sequence ATGGTTGGAGTATCCGTATTAGGAATTTCTGGTTCTGTTGGCTCTTCGACTGTGAAGGTACTCCGCCAGTTCAAAGACTCCTTTTCTTTACGTAGTTTTTCGGTTCATTCGAACTTAGATCTTGCAAAATCACTGATGGGTGAATTTTCTCCGGAAGTGATTTCTATCACCGATTCTAAGTTAGAAGGGGCTTTGGGTTCTAAGTACAAATCCACTACCATTCTTTATGGAGAAGATTCTTTATCGGATTTGGTTCGGTTATCTTCTGTTTCTGTGGTTGTGACTGCCGTTGTTGGGGCAAGAGGAGTCAGACCTACCATTGCCGCCATTGAGGCTGGTAAAAAAATCGCAATCGCCAATAAAGAAACACTCGTGACCTTTGGACCACTGATCAACCGTTTGGTGGCAAAATACAATACTTTAATGGTTCCTGTTGACTCGGAACACAATGCACTCTTTCAGTTGATTGAAAGAGAAAAAAGATCTAATATTCGTGCCATCACACTTACGGCATCGGGGGGAAGTTTCCGAACTCTGCCCATTGAAGAATTAGAACATGTGTCCGTAAAACAAGCATTAAACCATCCCACATGGTCGATGGGCCCAAAAATCACAGTGGATTCAGCGGGACTGATCAACAAAGGTCTCGAAGTGATTGAAGCTCATTTTTTATTTGGATTTTCTTATGACGAGATTGAAGTGGTGATCCACCCGCAATCACTCACACATGGAATCATTGAAACTCTGGACGGTGCTTGTTTGCAATACACAAGCCATCCCGATATGATTTATCCCATTGCCCATTCTTTATTTTATCCAACGCCAACACCGAAGATGCTTATCGAAAGAAAACCTTCGACTTGGAAAACTTTGGAATTTTTCCCTCCTGATTTAGGTCGTTATCCTGGACTTAAACTTGCCTTCCAAGCGGGAAGGGTTGGTGGGACTGCCCCTTCTGTATTCAATGCCGCCAATGAAGAAGCCGTTGCTTTGTTTTTAGAAGAAAAAATTTCTTTTATCGCCATTCCTAAGTTAATCGAATCGGCACTAAATAAAATTGCAAATGCCTTCCCCGATGATTTAGAAGGGTATCTAGAAAAAGATCAGGAAACACGTGAATTTATCCAAAAAGAATTTCGGAGAGGGGGAGTGACTATATGA
- the rpsB gene encoding 30S ribosomal protein S2 — protein MSVISMKSLLEAGVHFGHQTRRWNPKMSPYVYTARNGIHIIDLQKTVQKTKEAYDALKKLTGQGKKVLFVGTKKQARGAIERAAQACSMYYVSNRWLGGLLTNWNTVKKSIARLKRLEQMEENNSFEQEARTKKEALSLKRELEKLRQTLGGIKDMAVVPEILFVIDPKKEEIAVKEAKKLGLKVFAVIDTNCDPEPIDYPIPGNDDAIRAISLFLDTMANAVLEGTGGEVIQTNFAEDMDAEQLALEYQGEYDESGKFIMDDELPPVAKDIPVDVEAAKKAAEVKPTTEG, from the coding sequence ATGTCAGTAATTTCCATGAAAAGTCTGCTAGAAGCAGGCGTACACTTCGGTCACCAAACACGTCGTTGGAATCCAAAAATGAGCCCGTATGTTTATACTGCTCGTAACGGAATTCACATCATCGACCTTCAAAAGACTGTTCAAAAAACAAAAGAAGCTTACGATGCTTTGAAAAAACTTACCGGTCAAGGTAAGAAAGTTCTTTTTGTAGGAACTAAAAAACAAGCTCGTGGTGCTATTGAAAGAGCCGCACAAGCGTGCAGTATGTACTATGTATCTAACCGTTGGTTAGGTGGTCTTCTTACTAACTGGAACACAGTGAAGAAGTCAATTGCTCGTTTGAAAAGACTTGAGCAAATGGAAGAGAACAACTCTTTCGAACAAGAAGCTAGAACTAAAAAAGAAGCACTGTCTCTCAAACGTGAGTTAGAAAAACTTCGCCAAACACTTGGTGGAATTAAAGATATGGCTGTTGTGCCTGAAATTCTTTTTGTGATCGATCCTAAAAAAGAAGAAATCGCTGTGAAAGAAGCAAAAAAACTTGGTTTGAAAGTGTTTGCAGTGATTGATACAAACTGTGATCCAGAGCCAATTGATTACCCAATTCCAGGTAATGATGATGCAATCCGCGCTATTTCTCTTTTCCTTGATACTATGGCAAATGCTGTGTTAGAAGGAACAGGTGGAGAAGTGATCCAAACTAATTTTGCTGAAGATATGGACGCAGAACAACTTGCTCTTGAATACCAAGGTGAGTATGATGAGTCCGGAAAATTCATTATGGACGATGAACTTCCTCCAGTTGCAAAAGACATCCCTGTGGATGTAGAAGCTGCAAAAAAAGCGGCAGAAGTAAAACCTACTACAGAAGGATAA
- the pyrH gene encoding UMP kinase: MGTSPRFKRILIKLSGEALAGEGELGIDTNKTFSLAGQIKEVHDLGLEVAVVVGGGNMIRGETLAKSGMERATADYMGMLGTIMNGLALQDACEKQGMFTRVLSAIEMKSVAEPYIRRRAVRHLEKNRVIIFAGGTGNPYFTTDTTASLRAVEVGCEVILKATKVDGVYTADPKKDPTAKRYLEVSFMESIKHRLKVMDSTALSLCMDNNMPIIVFDIFKAGNLRKLIDGEPIGTLISNSEEVILDGR, from the coding sequence GTGGGAACTAGTCCGCGTTTCAAAAGAATTCTTATCAAACTCTCCGGCGAGGCTCTTGCCGGTGAGGGTGAACTAGGTATTGATACCAATAAAACATTTTCACTTGCCGGACAAATCAAAGAAGTTCATGACTTAGGTCTAGAAGTTGCTGTGGTTGTGGGTGGTGGAAATATGATCCGTGGCGAAACTTTAGCAAAGTCCGGAATGGAACGAGCTACTGCAGACTACATGGGAATGCTTGGCACCATTATGAATGGTCTCGCCTTACAAGATGCATGTGAAAAACAAGGGATGTTTACCCGAGTTCTTTCCGCCATCGAAATGAAATCTGTTGCAGAACCTTATATTCGTAGACGTGCCGTTCGCCATTTAGAAAAAAATCGTGTGATTATATTCGCTGGTGGAACAGGAAATCCTTATTTTACAACGGATACAACTGCATCTCTACGAGCTGTGGAAGTAGGATGTGAAGTCATTCTTAAAGCCACAAAAGTAGACGGGGTGTACACTGCGGATCCTAAAAAGGACCCAACGGCAAAACGTTACTTAGAAGTTTCTTTTATGGAGTCCATCAAACACCGGTTAAAGGTGATGGATTCAACTGCTCTTAGTCTCTGTATGGACAATAATATGCCCATCATCGTTTTTGATATCTTTAAGGCAGGAAATTTAAGAAAATTAATCGATGGAGAACCAATTGGTACATTGATCTCCAATTCAGAGGAAGTGATTCTAGATGGTAGATGA